CTTCTACGATTTCACGAACGGTTTTTGATTCGTCTAGTACAGGTTCTTGAGGTAGGTAACCTACTTTTAGACCTTGTTGTGCACGTGCTTCACCATCAATATCAGTATCAATACCAGCCATGATACGTAGTAGGGTAGATTTACCTGAACCATTTAGACCCAAAACACCGATTTTAGCGCCAGGAAAAAAGCTAAGAGAAATGTCTTTAAGAATTTGACGCTTAGGTGGAACAGTTTTGCTCACCCGAGACATGGTATATACGTATTCAGCCATTGCCGATCGATCCTAATTATTGTTCAAAATTGTTTGCTATTTTATACCAATATCCTCAAAGATGTTACTCCTAGGACAGAAAAGCCATTCTTGAACTAATCCTCACCTATTATTGTCACATTGGTCATTAAAACTATATTTAATAAGCTTTCGAGGCGATGTGTTAAATATTAACAATATTTACACTCAAACTCTTTACATTTGATGTGATGTCGGGCGTAAATAGACTTCACGTATTCATACACGCACTAAGGAAAGAGCGAATGTTTTTCCGCATTGGTAATACGAAAATTGCTGTCGCTGCATCGGCAATTTTGTTTTCATTTTCACAGGCTCCAATGGCTATGGCCAGCAATGCTTCCGAGCTTGAAATGCAGCGTGATGTTTATGACAGAGCGCAAGAGGTTTTAGACAACCGTGATCTAAAAGCTTATTCAGCACTTCGTAATAAAATTCAAACATACCCGTTAACACCTTACACTGACTATCGCGCCTTTTTATTGGGCTTAGGTGATCGAACGCCAAGCGAGGTGGATGCTTTTATTGAAGAGAACAAAGTACTGCCGTTTTCCAATCGTATACGAGCGCCTTATTTAGATTTATTGGCGGCTCAAAAACAGTGGAAGACGATCCTTGAGTTTCAAACCCAAGAGCCTGTTGGCGAAAAATATCAATGTATCTATTACCGCGCTAATTATGAACAAGGTAATCAAGATCTCGCCTTTAAAGGTGCGAAACAACTTTGGTTAAGTGGCAGTGGTGTTGATGATAACTGTGATTCACTTTTCGAAAGTTGGGATGAAGCGGGCTTAAGAACGGATCAGCTGATTCTGGACAGAATGCTTTTAGCGTTCGAGAGTCGAAACGGTAAGTTAATGAGCTACTTGGTTAAGCAATTAGATCATGATGAGTCAATTACTCAAGCGAAGCAGATGAAGGCGTTGTACAACAAGCCTGAAAATGTACTCGCGTTTGCTAAGAAGCACCCAGCGAATGAATTCTACCAAGCTCAAACTGAATTTGGTTTCGAGAAGCTAGTAAGGAAATCCGCAAGCAGCGCTCAAGAGGTTTTTGATGATGTTGTGAAAGCTCAAAAATTTTCGAAAGAAAAATCCCAAGAGCTCGCGGATTACCTAGCGTTCCGCTTGATCAATACCGACTCTGAAGAGTTGATGGCGTGGCGAGACAAAATGCTCGCGACTTCATCAAAGCAAGTTTTGCTGGAAAGACGAGCTCGCTTAGCTAT
Above is a window of Vibrio atlanticus DNA encoding:
- a CDS encoding transglycosylase SLT domain-containing protein, with protein sequence MFFRIGNTKIAVAASAILFSFSQAPMAMASNASELEMQRDVYDRAQEVLDNRDLKAYSALRNKIQTYPLTPYTDYRAFLLGLGDRTPSEVDAFIEENKVLPFSNRIRAPYLDLLAAQKQWKTILEFQTQEPVGEKYQCIYYRANYEQGNQDLAFKGAKQLWLSGSGVDDNCDSLFESWDEAGLRTDQLILDRMLLAFESRNGKLMSYLVKQLDHDESITQAKQMKALYNKPENVLAFAKKHPANEFYQAQTEFGFEKLVRKSASSAQEVFDDVVKAQKFSKEKSQELADYLAFRLINTDSEELMAWRDKMLATSSKQVLLERRARLAIQHADWTGLKEWIARLDGKHQASLRWQYWQGRAEIALGDTAEGNKRLSDILGQRNFYSVAAAKQLNKPVSYPTSTLKYSAEMVKPFDTSLVRIGELIERDKIAAAKSEWRWLLSHADKEQKAMLAAHAATQRWNHFTVTASISAKMWDNIALRFPVAHKWWFNFYAEKHDLDPITLMSLARQESAMDSEARSPVGARGIMQIMPKTAQYTANKHKIKYQGSDDLYDVGKNIEIGSHYLDGLLAQYDDNRIFAFAAYNAGPSRVKQWRSRSDEKLDAFAFIEMIPFKETRGYVQNILMFETYYRDILGEKGAFLAPHEAKTKY